The following coding sequences are from one Veillonella rodentium window:
- a CDS encoding 3-deoxy-D-manno-octulosonic acid transferase has product MYWIYNVLLIFYWIGLIPVILYRLAFEDGFYERIKQSAGYMPASLLKKIEGRRAIWIHAASVGEIVATSPLVKEVKKEFPEAVVVVSVVTATGHAMAHRIIPEAEGIIFFPLDLPYLTRKILHIIKPITILLVETEIWPNFLRIAQSENIPVMMVNGRISDRSMKRYRYISAFTREMLRSIERFCMQSKFDAAYIARLGANKADITVTGNMKYDQTYATVSSEEKQQLLDEFGFGNNHPIIVAGSTHKGEEEAIFETFTQVLQEYPQARLLIAPREIYRGHDVQSLAKRYKLNAICRSDMTEPVHEGIPVVVLDTIGELGRLYSLGDIIFVGGSLVRTGGHNILEPAAHGKPILVGPHMFNFKEIFSLLNSRGACEQVKNGKELTEMVLRLCNDKALAEEMGEHCLEIIRENRGATRRNTQELRQLFEAHHIIP; this is encoded by the coding sequence TCTATTGGATAGGCCTGATACCGGTCATTTTGTACCGGCTCGCTTTTGAAGACGGATTTTATGAGCGCATTAAACAGAGTGCGGGCTATATGCCTGCATCATTATTAAAAAAAATAGAAGGACGCCGTGCGATTTGGATTCACGCCGCATCTGTCGGTGAAATCGTGGCTACCAGTCCGCTGGTAAAAGAAGTGAAAAAAGAGTTCCCTGAGGCCGTCGTTGTTGTATCCGTAGTTACGGCTACAGGCCATGCAATGGCACACCGCATTATTCCGGAAGCGGAAGGAATTATCTTTTTCCCTCTTGATCTGCCATATTTGACCCGTAAGATTTTACATATTATCAAACCTATTACGATTTTATTGGTGGAAACCGAAATTTGGCCGAACTTTTTACGAATCGCTCAATCTGAAAATATACCTGTTATGATGGTAAATGGTCGTATTTCGGATCGCAGTATGAAGCGATATCGCTATATCAGTGCTTTCACACGGGAAATGCTGCGGTCTATCGAACGATTCTGCATGCAATCTAAATTTGATGCAGCGTATATCGCACGACTTGGCGCTAATAAAGCGGATATTACCGTGACGGGCAATATGAAGTATGATCAGACATATGCCACCGTGTCCAGTGAAGAGAAGCAGCAACTGCTTGATGAATTCGGATTTGGAAATAATCACCCGATTATTGTCGCGGGCAGTACCCATAAGGGCGAAGAGGAGGCTATTTTTGAAACCTTTACACAGGTCTTGCAGGAGTACCCTCAAGCACGTTTATTGATTGCGCCGCGTGAAATTTATCGTGGCCATGATGTACAAAGCCTTGCGAAACGCTATAAACTGAATGCCATTTGTCGCAGTGATATGACTGAGCCCGTACATGAAGGTATTCCCGTGGTTGTTCTCGACACGATCGGTGAACTCGGGCGTCTTTACAGTTTAGGGGATATTATATTTGTGGGTGGTTCGCTGGTGCGAACCGGCGGACATAATATATTGGAACCGGCTGCTCACGGTAAGCCTATTCTGGTAGGCCCTCATATGTTCAACTTTAAAGAAATCTTTTCGCTCCTTAATTCGCGAGGGGCTTGTGAACAGGTAAAAAACGGTAAAGAATTGACCGAGATGGTCTTGCGCCTTTGCAACGACAAAGCCTTGGCTGAAGAGATGGGCGAACATTGTCTGGAAATTATTAGAGAAAATCGCGGAGCTACACGACGTAATACTCAAGAGTTGCGCCAGTTATTTGAAGCACATCATATCATTCCATAA